In Macaca nemestrina isolate mMacNem1 chromosome 10, mMacNem.hap1, whole genome shotgun sequence, the genomic window TCTACCTTCCTGGAGTCTGCAGTCTGGGGAGAGGGCGGGGGGTGTGACAGAAAACAGTAGTTTCAGGTTGTAACACCTATTAAGCAGGGAAGGGAGCTTACGGAGGTCAGAGGAGTCCTTTCTGAGGTATCGAATGAAGGAGCAAGCCTTGAGAAGAGCAGTTGCCAGACATAGGGACAGCAAACGTGAAGGCACTGACTTAGAGATAGTTTGGACTCTTTTCAGACGTAGTTGGAGCCTGCGGGGATGGGGatggagaatgaaatgaaatagagTTGAAGGAGGCAGGGGACAGATAACAAATAACCTTGTAGATCTTGAATATATATGAGGGAGGTCTTTAAAGAACTCGAAGAAAGGCAGTGAATGCTCTTTTAAAAGAtcacactgagcaccttgtggAGGATTTAGGGCCCAACTGAgtggaaagaaaacaagagtaGGAATAGGTAAGTTTAGAGTCGTTAAGTTGGCTTGAGAGGATGGATAATGAAGATGAGGTGAAGTGTTAAAAAAATCGTTTTGTAGTTTGTAAGCTGTTGCGTAAATGTAAGATGATGACGCTCTTGCATTCTGGGGAAattaaatttctgtattttgtaaaGAAATTCAAGGTGCTTTCAGAATTGGTTTGATTTGTAGTTTGCTTATGACTACAAGTTTGATATCTTAATTGTTATTTAGTGACTGTATGTACCATGTTGATCTTCATGTAAGTTGCATGTTGTCATAAAAAGTGAACAGATTGAAGAGTTTTACTTTTCACTTGTTTTGTAAAGATACCTGTTGGCCTGGTTTTCTAAggatttgccttttttcttttttatattaaagaTTTGCTTTtgaatgtatatttttgttaacttCAGGTAAAACATGGCTAAAAGCTTACGGAGTAAGTGGAAAAGAAAGATGCgtgctgaaaagagaaaaaagaatgcccCAAAGGAGCTCAGCAGGCTTAAAAGTATTCTCAAACTAGAAGGTGATGTTTTAATGAAAGATGTTCAAGAGATAGCAACTGTGGTGGTACCCAAACGCAAACATTGCCAAGAGAAAATGCAATGTGAGGTAAAAGATGAAAAAGGTGAGTgtgctgcttctttttctttctttctctattttttttttttttttttttttttttgaggcagggtctcctccctctgtcacctaggctagagtgcagtggtgtgattatagcttcctgcagccttgaattcctgagctgaagcagattcttcccacctcagccttccaaagcactgggttacaggcatgagccacagtgcccagcccctctgcttcatttaaaaaaaaaaaaaaaaaaatctatcaagtCCGTTCGTGTATATAGGTATGTTTTGGATTATTTAGAGTGGGTCTTTGGTGCGGTGCTTATACAGTAGCCTCCATGTCTCAGGAATAAATAGTTCTACAGGAGTAGACAAATCTAGACACACTCTGGTTGGAAGGGTACACAGTTCACTCAGGGCCTAGGCAGCATAGgtcttcattttattctttgtaagaTCTAATTCCCATTCTATGAGTCCTATGCCCTTATACTATTTTCCTGAAAATCACTGGGTTTCAGTAGTTCATTTTGACAGATTTTAGGAAACTTTGTGTCTTAATCATGAAGTGATTAAGACTTAATGCTGCTTTTTGCACATTTAATGCACCAATTTGGCAGCAAACTAAATTAAGCATTTGCAATACCCagactttaaaatagaaatacatttatttgatgTCTTATGCCCAAGGAAGAGAGCAGTATTCTCAATCTCGCAAActtagggattttttttccctttaaaaatcactgtttttaactttttcttcttcccatttcATCCTTCTCCCACTCCATatgaataaaaattacaaaaagcatTTAACTTCAACTTCTGTGAGAAAAAGGGGCCAACCAACAGAAATATCCTCATCTTTCCACTACCCAAGTCTATAAGAATTCAGATGTATAGgctgttttcccttttttattaaTGTTCTCTCCAAAGCCAGTTTCTCCACTTGTGTTCTGAATCCTCTCCCCCATTACATTCTCAGGGGTTGTACTCATGGCATCTGCCTTATCAGTCTCCTCCACTGGGTCATTGCCAACAGGATAGATGTGTTCTGGGATGTTCaatgtcaaaagaaagaaagaaaaatttctccCTTGACCTCAAGTTCTCTCAATCTGCTGCTTTATTTCAGCTGTCCTTGAAACTTTTTGAAACACTTGCCATAACttgctgttttcatttccttACACACACGTCACCCCTCCCTATTGGTTCTTTTTGGTTGTTAAGACAAAAtccacataacataaaattatgcattttaaagtatacagttcagtggtatttaGTACATTCATGtggttgtgcagccatcacctcTAGTTCCAAAACACGTTCCTCACCCCAAAATAAAACTTAACACCCATTAAGGAGTCTGTCTCTCCTCCTCCtacccccagcctctggcaaccactaatgtGCTCTTTTCGTGTGTGGATTTACCTGTTTTGAATATTTCttacaaatggaatcatgtaatacctttgtgcctggcttatttccctgAGTGTGGTGCTTTTGAAGGTCACCCACATTGTAGCATATATCactacttcctttctttttaaggctaaataatagtCTATTGCATGTACCATGTTTCATATCTGTTAAGCAGTTGCTGGATATTTAGATTTATTTCCCTTTATGGGTGTTGTGAatatgctgctgtgaacattcaggTGCACAAGGTTTTGTTTgataagtggaattgctgggtcaaatggtaattctttttgatattttccaCATCAGCCACACTATATTACATTCCCACCTGCAGTGTTTGAGTATTtgagtttcttcacatcctcactaataacttgttttccatttttggaTTATAGTCATCTTAGTGGGTATGAAATAGattctcattgtgattttgatttgaagttccctaatgactaatgacgtTGAATGaactggtttttttgttgttgttttgttttgttttgtttttgttttgttttgttttgttttttgagatggagtctcactgttgcctaggctggagtgcagtggcatgatctcagctcaccacaacctctgcctcccgggttcaagcaattctcctgcctcagactcccaagtagctgggattataggcatgtgccatcatgcccagctgaattttgcatttttagtagagatgggatttcaccgtattggccaggctggtcttgaactcctgacctcaagtgatccacctgcctcagcctcccaaagtgctgggattacaggtgtgagctactgtgtccggctgaacattttttcatatgcttattgaccatttgtgtatctttttgaAGAAAGGTCTACTCAAGTCTTTTGCCTCGTTTTTCAGTTacgttgtttgtctttttttatcgggttgttaagagttctttatatgttctagatACCAGATGCCCATCCACTCTTGATTCTTTTGGATTgatcctgttttcttttctctcctgttctcctattttctgtttcttttgttataCCCTCTAATTTCCTTGACCTTGTATTCTGGTTCTTATTATTTGGTTTactcttatatttttaatttctaaaagtttttctttttttttttttttactgttcctttttcttttttttcctttttttctttttttttgtttttttgttttttgagacagagtctcgctctgtctcccaggctggagtgcagcagcgcaatctcagctcactgcaagctccacctcccgggttcacaccattcttctgcctcagcttcccaagtagctgggactacaagcgcccgccacctcacctggctaactttttgtatttttagtagaggcagggtttcaccgtgttagccaggatggtctcgatctcctgacctcatgatccgcccaccttgacctcccaaagtgctgggattacaggcgtgagccaccacacctggcctactgtTCCTTTTTCATAGCTTTgtgttctttgtgttttgtaaatgCCCCTTGAGTCATGAATTCTGTGTTCTAAATGGGCTTATATCTTCTCTGATTTTCCTAAGGGTATTAATTACagtttgcttttgaaatttttatctATGGTATGTATTGTGTGTCTTTCCTCTTGGAATTCCCTCCCAAGCCATTCCATTCCTTtacttttgtctctttctttcataTTAGAAGCTTTTCTCAAATGTCTGGTGATCAGTGGTCGTTGTTTGTATTTAAAAGTGCGGCACTACAATGATAATTGGAAGCTGGAGGGAGACAAGGTGTGGGAGAGGTTATATCAACTACTAGATGTATAGAAGAATTGGAATGGCTCCAGGAGGTTTTATTCGGAGACCTCTTATATCAGAATCTGTTaagtcgtttttttttttttttttttttttttttatcatcatCCCCAGAGAGAAATTCTTTTATGTCCTGCCTGGGGAATGTCTGGATGCCCCTATTCTTAGATATTTTAGGAGCTAAAGGTTGGTGGGACTGAGACTGAGGGAGTCTCCACATTTAGTAATCTATGTGTTATCAATTTGGTTCTCATCTCTACCCTCAAGTTCATGTTTTTCCTTATTTCTACTCTTTCAACTGCctgcctaatttcttttttttttttttttttttttttttttttttttttttttgagacggagtctcgctctgtcgcccgggctggagtgcagtggccggatctcagctcactgcaagctccgcctcccgggtttacgccattctcctgcctcagcctcccgaatagctgggactacaggcgcccgccacctcgcccggctagttttttgtattttttttagtagagacggggtttcaccgtgttagccaggatggtctcgatctcctgacctcgtgatccgcccgcctcggcctcccagagtgctgggattacaggcttgagccaccgcgcccggcctgcctgcCTGATTTCTTAAGCCATAAACCTAGTAGTCATCCTTGAttcctctttcctttattccCCACATCTAAACCATTAGCAAGTCTTACTGATTGTCCTAAAAATACGTTAGAAATCCGTATCCATTTTTCTCCTGCTTTCACCTTGATTCAGATGGCTGTCATCTCTTGCCTGTACTATTATTGGAGCCTTTTTACTTCTCACTTCCGCTCTTGTTCCCTTCTCATTTATCTTCTACATATCCACCAGTGTGATCTTTTCAGAAGGTAAATCAGATTATATCACCGTCATGCCTAAAAACCTCATTATCTTAATGTGTTCGTACCAGCGCctaccagttctttttttttttttttgggagacaggatctcattttgttgcccaggttggagtatagtggctgTTCACAGGCGTGACCAAGCCCAcaacagccttgaactcctggcctcaaatgatcctcccaccccagtctcccgaatagctgagactacagatgcctATAGATACTATACCTGGCTgaggttttctttctgtttgcttaTTCTCCCCTCAACAGAACATCGTAAACTCTGTCAGAGCTAGGAGCTCATATGGACCACTATATCCCCATAAACTAGAACAGCACCTAAAATAATCATTCAACACCTAGTTATTGATTGGCTGTTATATACCAGACACTATTCTAGATACTGTGGAAACAATGATGAATATCTAATACAATGCCAGGTAGTCAAGATAATAGAAGACCTTGTGTATCCTGGTAAAGAGGTCCCAGTGAAGGACTCTGGACGTGTCCTTCACAGTGGAGAAGGTTCTAGGTGTACCACAGCATGCTTGCACTGAGCTTCCTGCCAAGTCTCCTATCAGTAGAGCTGGATCTCTGAGTGTTACCTGGCTAGGAAAAGTATGCCAGCCCCAGGATGTGTCCAGGTCTTTCTTCTCTGTTGAGTGCCTGTCTCTCCCATTACAACCCTGCTGCTGACTACTCCATCGAGTTCATTAGAAGTTCGTTCTCagttcattttaatttagttcaGGTTCATAAGAAATGGCCAGACATTCCTAATCAGTTCATTACATCTAAGGTCTATCCCTTAGAAGTGTAGGTGGGCTTAATGGCTTAACTCAAGGAATCACTTAATATGAGAAATGTTCTTGTAACTCACATGTGCTCAGAACCATATATCTACTAATGTACTAACTCAGAAGCATGCATCCTAAATGTTTCCTATTTAACATTATTATTCTAAGGAAGATCATGCCAACATTCTTTAGaaagttttttcttctctattttcggTCTACCTTCAGTTCTAGTGTTCTGATGTTCTCAGTGCATTAATATGCTCAGTGCATTAATATGTATGCTAATACACAGGGTGGTTTTTTTTCATACATGATGTTAAcagtttttccatctttttatgcAGATGACATGAAAATGGAGACTGAtattaagagaaacaaaaagactCTTCTAGACCAGCATGGACAGTACCCAATATGGATGaaccaaaggcaaagaaaaaggcTGAAGGCAAAGcgagagaaaggaaaggggaaaagcaaagcaaaagcaGTGAAAGTGGCAAAGGGTTTGGCCTGGTAGACTCTTAAAACCTTGGAAAATGCCACACGGGATAGATGATGGATTAgaatgtatacacatgtatactttGATTTCAGCTGCGACCAAATGAAAActatttgttttcctattttaacTTGGCCTTTTTTCTGCAGTTCAAACCCAGCATAACTCCTCAAGTTTGTTTTGggaacttaaataaaatattttctttgatacATCCAAGCTCTACTGATACTTTAATTGGATGCTACCCAATATCCAGTTACAATCAGGCCTCAAAGTTCTGTCAGGTATTAATGTGGTTAGACGTTCTTACAAGTGGTAATTATAGTCAGTAGAGATAAAACAGATGATGTACTGACAAATTTTTGTGAACTTAGATTTAAAGAAAGCTGTTGTATAATCataccatttaaaaatacaacattaggcccgggcacggtggctcacacctgtaatcccagcactttgggaggccgaggcaggtggatcaccaggtcagttcaagaccagcctggctaatatggtgaaacccccatctctactaaaaatacaaaatcagttgagcatggtggcgcgcacctgtagtcccagctactcaggaggctgaggcaggagaatcgcttgaacccaggaggtggaggttgcagtgagccgagattgccccactgcactccaccctgggcaacggagcaggactctgtctcaaaaaaaaaaaaatacattaatggaTCTTATAAAGTACTTGTGTGGAGCTTTGATTCCACAGAATAAAAGATATTTTGTGTGTAGATCttcaagtttgatttttttttctttcatatatgcGTAAGGTTTTTTAGCCCTAGAGAAGACCAGATTCTTCAATTAAATGTTTTCTTGTCTTAATTTTAGGTAGAATATTAACATATACAAGTCAGTATGATTTTTAGGAAATTAGAACATTTCAGGTTTTTCATGGAAACTGATTTAATGTTCTTTAGTGTTCATGTGTAGCCTAATATAGTATCATGCAGCATTTCCCAGAGTGTGTTCTTCAGAATCAGTTTCTCTGGATgcttggttaaaaaataaattgtgttcaTATCAATTTGGGAAATGCTACATACTTGATGATTtacaaaagattttaatttaGGATTAGAATAATCCTACAGGGTTCCAGCGGTAAAGAAACCTGTTTAACTTCTACTGTTTGAAactagttttctgagaaatgatTTTTAGTTAAATCTGTCTAAGTTTGCTaaattcacttttatttaaatttacttttagttAAGCAATCTAAACTTAGCATTCCCTCTGAATTTCACTATAATCAGATTAACCATCTCATATGTTAACTGGAACAACCAAATACTGAGTGCCTAGTATGTGCCAGGGACTTTCCAGATGCTTGGGACAGATTGAATAAGATAAGATTTCTGCTCTCATAGGGCTGGGAGCTGTGTATCTGTTTAGAAGAGGATGTTAACTTCCCAGGAGAACTCAAGTAAAATGTGCAATATATTAGAATAAGGCCACTTGGTCATGAGGTCACAAACTTGTGTCAGGCACCCTGCTAAATTGGGCACAATACAGAGATAAAGAGGACATGAcccaaatatttcagaaaatttaaactTCTAAAATTTGATGCCAGTAAACTCTTGgaattatttaaatatagtaggcttttctcatttttctcaataGTTGACTGAAAAGTTGGTAGATAACTTTAAATGCTTAAAATTTCTTAACAGCTAAGATACGAATTGAAAGACAGATGTCATTCATGACTTTTGTTGCCTTTTGGTGTAGGTATGAATTACAATAGCATTTGTGAGGGAAAAGTggatatgtacatttttattcataaaataaaaaaattgcaaacatcCAATTAAGCCACTGACAATATCAGCCTATAAATACACTAGCTGAATTatttacgttttttttttttttgagttggggtctcactctgtcacccaggctggagtgattgGCACAAGCGTGGCtctgctgcaacctccacctcccaggctgaagtgattttcccacctcagcctcaccagtagctgggactacaggtgggtgccaccacgcccagctaatttttgtatttttgtagacacagggtttcaccatgtcgcccaggctggtctcaaactcttggactcaagtaatccaccggacccagcctcccaaagtgctggaattacacacatgagccaccacacccagcctaatgtagacattttttatgatttttaaaaaagggggCCGGCAccaaattccagcactttgggaggccgaggcaggtggatcacctgaggtcaggagtttgagaccagaggtgaaaccctgtctctactaaaaatacaaagttagctgggcatggtggcaggtgcctataatcccagctacttgggaggctgaggcaggagaatcacttgaatctgggaggcgggggttgcagtgagtcaagaccacaccattgctctccagcctgggcaagagagcgaaactccatctcaaaaataaagtctACATCAGTGATATTACACACTTGGCACTTATTTACATTTTGGCAGCATTGTCAGATAGAGACCAGTGCTAGGGTTATGTTCATGGTTTCTGTGACTGATAATCTCTAACTTGATTCTACTGATAGTAGCTTTGAGCTTTCATCCAGAGCCTCTCTGATGTTAGGATTTTCACTTCAGTGTGTCCAGTCATGAAGTTTGTCCATTCAGAATTTAACTTAAaagttaacaaaatgaaaaatcaaagtaCCATTACCAAAAAACATGCTTGGGAATCATGTTCTCAAGTGTCATATGGCCTCTGGAAAGGTGACTGCTGAAGAGAAGTTTACTGACACAGTGTTGTGAGTAGCCTCTAAGGCACTGAGTTCCTGAAGATTGCCAGCAAGATTCTCCCCACCTCCAAATATTGGCAGGAAATTTAGACTAGCATTTCAAAATTAGTGCAGGGGTATGGTCACATCtttgtcactttatttttaaagattacaaATCGAGAAGTATAGCATAGtccttttatcttttaaataattagcTTATCTTTTTGAAATTTGTCATCTTTTTGCCTGACATTTTCCAGAGAATTGCTGTAAAGCCACAAGATGGAGCTCAAGGTAAGCACCAAATCATTTTGGAATTAGATTGAGTGAGCTAAATCACATTAGGAATTGAATGTAAcactttttgtgttttaagaaattaagtctgaaatcaaaatgttatttaaagaTGATCAAACCTGCTtcaagtattaactcatttaatctgcCCAGCAATCTCATGAGTTTGGTACTAATGTTATCTGAGTTTGGTACTAATGTAATCTCTGTttacacatggggaaactgaggcacacaggcTATATAACTAAAACTGAAATCTGGGATTCAAATTTAGGCAGTGTGGCTCTAGAGCCTATACTCTTACAATGCCATTCTGCCTCTCAAGGATGTGCAAATTCTTGCTAAGAGAGAAAGGTGATTTTAGGATAGAATACCTATTTTTGGGTCAACCTATGATAGACTGGGTTCATGTGGGCTCAGGATCAGATAAAGAGCACGTTTAAGTAGAATAATGATGTACAGAACCTCCTCAAGTCTCTAGACCTAAGGCAGACTGGATATCCCCAGGTGACGCTTCATTAGGAATGGGCTGACCAGTCCAAAAGGGGAAGGTGTAGGC contains:
- the LOC105473434 gene encoding protein LLP homolog, which codes for MAKSLRSKWKRKMRAEKRKKNAPKELSRLKSILKLEGDVLMKDVQEIATVVVPKRKHCQEKMQCEVKDEKDDMKMETDIKRNKKTLLDQHGQYPIWMNQRQRKRLKAKREKGKGKSKAKAVKVAKGLAW